In Actinomycetes bacterium, a single genomic region encodes these proteins:
- a CDS encoding 1-acyl-sn-glycerol-3-phosphate acyltransferase: MLRRAFARTVLRLARWRTVGEVPRTGILVGAPHTSNWDWVAMLLLTWSQGVQARVLIKRELFRGPLAPLLRVTGGIPLDRSSPGETVRALLAAAEGDDRFLLVLAAEGTRGKGEHWKSGFYRMAQQTGLPISLGFIDGPSRTMGFGPTFATTGDVATDMDRVRAFYADKRGIHPEMRTEPRLRDEGPRIPPA; this comes from the coding sequence ATGCTGCGCAGGGCCTTCGCCCGGACTGTCCTCCGGCTGGCCCGGTGGCGGACGGTCGGCGAGGTGCCGCGCACCGGCATCCTGGTCGGCGCCCCGCACACCTCCAACTGGGACTGGGTGGCGATGCTGCTGCTGACCTGGAGCCAAGGCGTCCAGGCGCGGGTGCTGATCAAGCGCGAGCTCTTCCGGGGGCCGCTCGCGCCGCTGCTCCGCGTCACCGGAGGCATCCCGCTCGACCGGAGCAGCCCCGGCGAGACCGTGCGGGCGCTGCTGGCCGCAGCGGAAGGCGACGACCGATTCCTGCTGGTGCTCGCGGCCGAGGGCACGCGCGGCAAGGGCGAGCACTGGAAGTCGGGCTTCTACCGGATGGCGCAGCAGACCGGCCTGCCGATCTCGCTCGGCTTCATCGACGGGCCCTCGCGCACGATGGGCTTCGGCCCGACCTTCGCGACGACCGGCGACGTCGCCACGGACATGGACCGGGTCCGCGCCTTCTACGCAGACAAGCGCGGGATCCACCCCGAGATGCGGACCGAGCCGCGGCTGCGGGACG